A region of Vigna radiata var. radiata cultivar VC1973A unplaced genomic scaffold, Vradiata_ver6 scaffold_252, whole genome shotgun sequence DNA encodes the following proteins:
- the LOC106755358 gene encoding LRR receptor-like serine/threonine-protein kinase GSO1, with protein MCIPLVFETLSSQLLRLEILDISQNTLTNDMLPSLGGFTSMKELYLSDTGLDSDNHIPDLCSMLKNLEVLDLSGNNFNDSDIASALSELSSLKSLNLGYTQLTPRSILNISKIRSLEILDLEGNQLNESILRRLENNGFTWPTNLQVLRLSSNSFTNEFLSSLTGLQRLKFLDLNYNQLNGSLDISGLLALTSLEILDLSNNRINSFVVHQVSGSKSLSKLDVLTLDYNMINGSKLRESLQPFSSIRVLSMNNNKIIGTITAGDFRDLGNLEQLTLDNNYDLDNEFFRSIGKLTSLKVLSVFGCGINGTLPPADWFKLKNLEELDLSQNLFVGSLPSSFLNMTSLRKLELSRNQFSGQFDSNIATLTSLESFGFTDNQFEVPVSFTPFSNHSNLKFIYGEGNKVILDLQPSMQTWIPKFQLQVLSLPSRTDIDSLPLPRFLLYQNNLTSLDFSSWRLEGKFPHWLFNNNTKLTELLVRNCSFTGEILLPLHPLTKMRRIDVSNNNITGQIPSNNISSILPNLQSLNLSTNRIQGSISPEFGKMSLLQTLDLSDNHLSGEIPMNLSGHGSFLKYLILSKNKLDGPIFPTLKYLEELYLDDNSFYGSIPSSFLDSSLIHLDLSYNNLVGKLPSVVGNLSYLKTLSLSNNHLEGSIPTRLVELENLSYLDISDNNLTGSVPSFINASVNYIHLSHNRLSGLSKRMFSNRSFLMMLDLSYNEITGSIQDMMQDLAHARLNILLLKGNRFTGRLPEQLCQLVDLNILDLSYNTFYGPIPNCLGKMPFENDDSLGGAFNGYIRGKDAHSGILVPNINVKANFTTKKRSYTYGASILAYMSGIDLSKNKLNGSIPYELGNLTRLRALNLSHNDLIGQIPTTFSNLEYVESLDLSFNMLSGEIPPQLNQLNSLAVFSVAHNNLSGDTPEQKGQFITFDESSYEGNSLLCGPPLTRSCHPYAQSPTISPNDEEDDSPIDMHAFIVSFGVAYTSILLVIVATLYINPYWRRAWFSSMELIIFSCYYFMQDNWRRFSNSRNL; from the exons ATGTGTATACCTTTAGTTTTTGAAACTCTATCATCGCAGTTGCTTAGATTAGAGATCCTTGACATAAGTCAGAACACTTTGACTAACGACATGTTGCCATCTCTCGGGGGATTCACATCTATGAAGGAACTGTATTTGTCTGACACTGGATTGGACTCAGATAATCATATCCCAG ATTTATGCTCTATGTTGAAGAATCTTGAGGTCCTTGACTTGTCTGGCAACAACTTCAATGACAGTGATATTGCATCTGCTCTTAGTGAACTTTCATCTCTAAAGTCTTTAAATTTAGGATACACTCAATTGACTCCAAGATCAATTCTTA ATATATCGAAAATAAGGTCTCTGGAGATTCTTGACCTAGAAGGGAACCAGTTGAATGAGAGTATTTTGAGGCGTTTAG AGAATAATGGATTTACATGGCCAACCAATTTACAAGTCCTAAGGCTGAGTTCGAACAGTTTCACCAATGAATTTCTCTCATCTCTAACTGGGCTTCAACGTCTCAAATTCCTTGATTTAAACTACAATCAATTAAATGGGTCGCTCGATATAAGTG GATTATTGGCTTTAACCAGTTTGGAGATTCTTGATCTAAGTAATAATCGAATAAACAGTTTTGTTGTCCATCAAG TTTCAGGCTCAAAAAGTCTAAGCAAATTGGATGTCCTTACCTTAGATTACAATatgataaatggaagcaaaCTGAGGGAATCACTACAACCTTTCTCATCTATTAGGGTGCTTTCTATGAACAATAATAAGATTATAGGAACAATCACTGCAGGAG ATTTTCGTGATTTAGGTAACCTTGAACAATTGACACTGGACAATAATTATGACCTTGACAATGAGTTTTTCAGAAGTATTGGGAAATTGACTTCTCTGAAAGTTTTGTCTGTTTTTGGATGTGGAATAAATGGCACCCTTCCTCCTGCTG ATTGGTTTAAGTTGAAGAATCTCGAAGAGTTAGATCTAAGTCAAAATCTATTTGTGGGATcacttccttcttctttcttaaaCATGACATCTCTTCGAAAGTTGGAACTTTCACGAAATCAATTTAGTGGACAATTTGATTCTAATATTGCTACTCTTACATCACTTGAATCTTTTGGTTTTACAGACAATCAGTTTGAAGTTCCTGTTTCTTTTACACCATTTTCCAATCATTCAAACCTTAAGTTCATATATGGTGAAGGCAACAAAGTCATATTGGACCTACAACCTAGTATGCAAACTTGGATACCTAAATTTCAATTACAAGTGCTTAGTTTGCCTTCAAGAACTGATATTGATTCTCTTCCGCTCCCCAGGTTTCTTCTATACCAAAACAATTTGACTAGCTTAGATTTCTCTAGTTGGAGGTTGGAAGGAAAGTTTCCTCACTGGTTGTTTAACAACAACACAAAATTGACTGAGCTTCTTGTTAGAAATTGCTCTTTCACAGGTGAAATCCTGTTACCATTGCATCCCCTTACGAAGATGAGGAGAATTGATGTGTCGAACAATAACATAACCGGCCAAATCCCCAGTAACAATATTAGTTCAATTTTACCAAATTTGCAATCTCTAAACTTGTCCACAAATCGCATCCAAGGTTCAATTTCTCCTGAGTTTGGGAAAATGAGCTTATTGCAGACTTTGGATTTATCAGATAATCATTTATCAGGAGAGATTCCAATGAACTTATCCGGGCATGGGTCATTTCTTAAATACTTGATACTTTCAAAGAATAAGCTAGATGGACCCATATTTCCAACTTTGAAATACTTGGAGGAGTTGTATTTAGATGACAATAGCTTTTATGGTAGCATACCAAGTAGCTTTCTTGACTCATCTCTCATTCACTTGGATCTAAGCTATAATAATTTGGTGGGGAAACTACCAAGTGTGGTTGGAAATTTGTCATACTTGAAAACACTTTCATTGTCCAACAATCATCTTGAAGGGTCTATTCCGACAAGGCTAGTGGAACTTGAAAATTTATCGTATCTAGATATCTCAGACAATAATTTGACGGGTTCTGTGCCATCTTTTATCAATGCTTCGGTGAATTACATCCATTTGAGCCACAACAGGTTAAGTGGTTTATCCAAAAGAATGTTCAGCAATAGATCTTTCTTGATGATGCTAGACCTTAGCTACAATGAAATAACTGGTAGCATTCAAGATATGATGCAAGACCTTGCTCACGCAAGGTTGAACATACTCCTTTTGAAAGGTAACCGCTTTACAGGACGTTTACCGGAGCAGCTATGCCAATTGGTAGATTTAAATATACTAGACCTTTCTTATAACACTTTTTATGGTCCAATACCCAATTGCTTAGGTAAAATGCCTTTTGAGAATGATGACTCATTAGGGGGCGCATTCAATGGGTATATTCGTGGAAAAGATGCACATTCAGGGATTTTAGTACCAAATATAAACGTGAAAGCAAActtcactacaaaaaaaagatCCTACACATATGGAGCGAGCATCCTTGCTTATATGTCAGGAATTGatttatccaaaaataaactaaatggAAGTATTCCATATGAGCTTGGAAACTTGACTAGACTTCGAGCATTGAACTTGTCTCACAATGATTTGATTGGACAAATTCCAACTACATTCTCCAATTTAGAATACGTAGAGAGTTTGGATCTTTCTTTCAACATGTTAAGTGGTGAAATTCCTCCTCAACTAAATCAATTGAACTCACTTGCTGTATTTAGTGTTGCACATAACAACTTATCAGGGGACACACCTGAGCAAAAAGGCCAATTTATTACCTTTGATGAAAGCAGCTACGAAGGGAATTCTCTTCTTTGTGGACCTCCATTAACAAGAAGTTGCCATCCTTATGCACAATCACCTACCATTTCTccaaatgatgaagaagatgacaGTCCTATTGACATGCATGCTTTTATTGTAAGTTTTGGTGTGGCATACACATCGATATTGCTAGTAATTGTTGCCACTCTCTACATTAATCCTTATTGGAGGCGAGCATGGTTTTCCTCTATGGAATTGATCATCTTTAGTTGTTATTACTTTATGCAAGATAACTGGAGGAGGTTTTCAAATTCTAGAAATTTGTAA